The following proteins are encoded in a genomic region of Anguilla anguilla isolate fAngAng1 chromosome 15, fAngAng1.pri, whole genome shotgun sequence:
- the slc19a2 gene encoding thiamine transporter 1, which yields MSEPWLYPTVLLCVYGFFSSLRPSEPFLTAYLMGPEKNLTETEVVNEIYPVWTYSYLALLFPVFLATDYLRYKPVIIIQGASFIVTYVMLVKVQGVLAMQFMEFFYGVATATEIAYYSYIYSVVDPAQYQRVTGYCRSIALVGSAVGSLIGQVLVSVAQVRLIYLSVITLTSVVVGFGAPWFLPVASESLFFHQRNGGLGKEAADERTGDVAVALMEEAECKVPCREGEPGAVFKERKLGWGRSGELVDVLRTLWGDFLQCYSSCTLLAWSVWWALSTCGYFQVVNYTQALWEHILPSTEYEIYNGYVETVSTLLGAVAAFGVSFVKISWATWGELALCAFSVVIAVAVYVMDTVRNIWVCYAAYVIFRGTYMLLITIATYQIAANLCMRRYALVFGMNTFIALLLQTLLTLIVVDSVGLGLDIIPQFMIYASYFAVIAIVFLVAGLYKVVLRWRNGPDGQSDSGETASDSSGGDPHLSNGKAEQNSGNLAVPRPSPLIEPRGRALGGP from the exons ATGTCTGAACCATGGCTGTACCCTACagttttgctgtgtgtttatggaTTTTTCTCAAGTCTCAGACCTTCGGAACCTTTTCTTACCGCATATTTAATGGGACCTGAAAAGAATCTTACTGAGACGGAG GTTGTCAATGAGATTTATCCAGTATGGACATATTCATACCTGGCACTCCTGTTTCCGGTCTTCCTTGCTACGGACTACCTCCGCTACAAGCCCGTGATCATTATCCAGGGGGCCAGTTTCATTGTGACCTACGTGATGCTGGTGAAGGTCCAAGGCGTGCTGGCCATGCAGTTCATGGAGTTCTTCTACGgggtcgccacggcgacggagATAGCCTATTACTCGTACATATACAGTGTGGTGGACCCGGCGCAGTATCAGCGAGTGACCGGCTACTGCCGCAGCATCGCGCTGGTGGGCTCCGCCGTCGGCTCGCTGATCGGGCAGGTGCTGGTGTCCGTGGCGCAGGTCCGCCTGATCTATCTCAGCGTCATCACGCTGACTTCGGTGGTGGTGGGCTTCGGCGCCCCCTGGTTTCTGCCCGTGGCCAGCGAGAGCTTGTTTTTCCACCAGAGAAACGGCGGCCTGGGCAAGGAAGCTGCGGACGAGAGGACTGGCGATGTGGCTGTAGCTTTGATGGAGGAGGCGGAATGTAAGGTTCCATGCCGGGAGGGTGAGCCTGGTGCAGTTTTCAAG GAGAGGAAGCTCGGCTGGGGCAGGAGCGGTGAGCTGGTGGACGTGCTGAGGACTCTGTGGGGTGACTTCCTGCAGTGTTACTCTTCCTGCACCCTGCTGGCCTGGTCCGTGTGGTGGGCCCTGTCCACCTGCGGCTACTTCCAGGTGGTCAACTACACCCAGGCCCTCTGGGAACATATTCTGCCCTCCACAGAGTATGAGATCTACAACGGCTATGTGGAGACTGTCTCCACTCTTCTAG GAGCAGTGGCTGCCTTCGGGGTGAGCTTTGTGAAGATCTCCTGGGCAACCTGGGGCGAGCTGGCGCTCTGCGCCTTCTCCGTCGTCATCGCCGTGGCGGTGTACGTCATGGACACGGTGCGCAACATTTGGGTGTGCTACGCAGCCTACGTCATCTTCAGGGGAACTTATATGCTGCTCATCACCATAGCAAC GTACCAGATTGCTGCTAACCTCTGCATGAGGCGGTATGCCCTTGTGTTTGGAATGAACACTTTTATCGCCCTGTTACTGCAGACCCTGCTTACTTTGATTGTGGTGGATAGCGTTGGGCTGGGCCTTGATATTATTCCACag TTTATGATCTACGCCAGCTACTTTGCCGTGATCGCCATCGTCTTCCTGGTGGCCGGGCTGTACAAGGTCGTGCTGAGATGGCGGAACGGGCCCGACGGGCAGAGCGACAGTGGGGAGACGGCGTCGGACTCCTCGGGGGGAGACCCGCATCTCAGCAACGGCAAGGCGGAGCAGAACTCCGGAAACCTGGCCGTCCCTCGTCCCTCGCCACTGATCGAGCCAAGGGGCCGAGCTTTGGGAGGTCCATGA